One Gammaproteobacteria bacterium genomic window, TCCCGGCATCCATGCCGGGACGACGTGCATTTTTTGAATTTCGCGCCAGTGACTAATTAAAAATTTATTATCGAAACTAATCTCGCAATTGTCAACCAAATAAATATATTTAGGTTGACAATCATTTGATGAACATTTATCGTTTGCCACATGTCAACTCACACTAGCAAATTACAACAAAGATTATCACACTATAAATCCCAAGGTCTGGCGCGCAGTTTGCGTCTGCCTTGCGGTATAGATTTTAGCTCGAATGATTATCTAGGCTTCGCCCAGGAAAAATTACTAAGCGAACGATTGCTTGCGCGTTTGCAACAAACAAGCGTTGGCGCAACAGGATCACGTTTATTACGCGGAAATTTAGCACTGCATGAAGAAACCGAACAAATACTTGCCGATTTTAGCCATCGTGAAACTGCCTTGTTATTTCCGTCCGGTTACATGGCAAATTTAGGCTTGCTCAGTGCCTTGTTACGTCAAGAAGATTTAGTATTTTCAGATGCATTGAACCACGCATCCATTATTGATGGTATTCAATTATCCAAAGCGCGAAAAATTATATTTCCACATCGAGATTACACTTATCTAGAAGAACAACTGAAAATCCATCAATCACAAAAATGTTTAAAAGTAATTGTGACTGAAAGCATATTTAGTATGGAAGGCACAAAAGCCGATTTACTACAATTAGCCGTGCTGGCCGATCGTTACCAAGCTTTATTCATTGTCGATGAAGCGCATTCCACTGGCATTTGGGGCAAAAGCCT contains:
- a CDS encoding aminotransferase class I/II-fold pyridoxal phosphate-dependent enzyme, whose amino-acid sequence is MSTHTSKLQQRLSHYKSQGLARSLRLPCGIDFSSNDYLGFAQEKLLSERLLARLQQTSVGATGSRLLRGNLALHEETEQILADFSHRETALLFPSGYMANLGLLSALLRQEDLVFSDALNHASIIDGIQLSKARKIIFPHRDYTYLEEQLKIHQSQKCLKVIVTESIFSMEGTKADLLQLAVLADRYQALFIVDEAHSTGIWGKSLVATMGLTEQVFASTHTAGKALGAAGAWVAGNHFMRDYLVHFARSFIFTTAPLPALAILLQEAIKLYDEIGASRAIAIRKRAQYLRTLLSTAVEKNAQDTPIISVRIDDNQRATRISEFLSQRGFDIRAIRPPTVPKDTARLRITVKWLNSEIQLQQLATDLLTAKNHL